Proteins from one Pirellulales bacterium genomic window:
- a CDS encoding MBL fold metallo-hydrolase, with amino-acid sequence MVNNLPFKTLVHKGLTIEGYSRAAVQTYWRVPELKIGFDLGAQPWAFMGTGTWLVSHTHLDHIAALPVYVARRRMMKMEPPTIYLPEEAVPHVERILKLFTRLDRGRMPCSLVPTKPGDEIELSRELVVTVSPTKHTVPSLGFVVWERRRKLKPEYVQLSGDQIRDLRQSGTEVTEERRLPRVAYLGDSSPEGLDNCPAMFEAQILITELTFVAPRHRKDKIHKFGHIHLDDLIERRARFRNELIVASHFSTRYHQNQVRQHVAAALPDMLDGRLHLWL; translated from the coding sequence ATGGTCAACAATCTGCCGTTCAAAACGCTGGTCCACAAGGGCCTCACGATCGAGGGCTACTCGCGCGCCGCCGTGCAAACGTATTGGCGCGTGCCGGAGCTTAAGATCGGCTTCGACCTGGGCGCCCAGCCGTGGGCGTTCATGGGCACCGGCACCTGGCTGGTCTCGCACACGCACCTCGATCACATCGCCGCGCTGCCGGTCTACGTGGCCCGCCGGCGGATGATGAAGATGGAGCCGCCCACGATCTATTTGCCCGAAGAGGCGGTGCCCCACGTCGAGCGAATCCTGAAGCTCTTCACGCGGCTCGACCGGGGCCGCATGCCGTGCTCGCTCGTGCCGACGAAGCCGGGCGACGAGATCGAGCTGTCGCGCGAACTGGTGGTCACGGTCTCGCCGACGAAGCACACGGTGCCGTCGTTGGGCTTCGTCGTGTGGGAGCGGCGGCGAAAGCTGAAGCCGGAGTATGTGCAGCTTTCAGGCGACCAGATTCGCGACCTGCGGCAGTCGGGCACCGAGGTCACGGAAGAGCGGCGTTTGCCGCGCGTGGCCTATCTCGGCGACAGCTCGCCGGAGGGTCTCGACAATTGCCCGGCGATGTTCGAGGCCCAAATCCTGATCACCGAGCTGACCTTTGTGGCCCCGCGCCATCGCAAAGACAAAATCCACAAGTTCGGCCATATCCACCTCGACGACTTGATCGAGCGTCGGGCACGCTTCCGCAACGAGCTGATCGTGGCCTCGCACTTCAGCACGCGCTATCATCAGAACCAGGTGCGGCAGCACGTGGCCGCCGCCCTGCCCGACATGCTCGACGGAAGGCTGCATCTCTGGCTGTAG
- a CDS encoding segregation/condensation protein A has protein sequence MDFRIDLDIFRGPLDLLLYLVRKHEVEIVDIPIAMITEQYLKHLSVLEQLDVNAVGDFLEMASTLIEIKSRMVLPRGGEEEEAVEDPRQDLVRRLLEYKQFKDAASMLEERSRAWQERFPRRAGELRDRRRDLADEPIQELELWDLVSAFGRIMREYQTSPPSNIIYDETPIHVYMERIHDRLRQAGRVALGDLFETGMHKSALIGMFLAVLELVRHHSVRAEQQELHAEIWLLPGDEAGASLDPAEIDNYDHASPATGDGDEE, from the coding sequence ATGGATTTTCGCATCGACCTGGACATCTTTCGCGGGCCACTCGACCTGTTGCTTTATCTGGTGCGCAAGCACGAGGTCGAAATCGTCGACATTCCCATCGCCATGATCACGGAGCAGTATCTCAAGCATCTCTCGGTGCTGGAACAGCTCGACGTGAACGCCGTGGGCGACTTTTTGGAGATGGCCAGCACGCTGATCGAGATCAAGTCGCGGATGGTGCTGCCGCGCGGCGGCGAAGAGGAGGAGGCGGTCGAAGATCCGCGGCAAGACCTGGTGCGCAGACTGTTGGAATACAAGCAGTTCAAGGACGCCGCCAGCATGCTGGAAGAGCGCAGCCGGGCCTGGCAAGAGCGCTTTCCGCGGCGGGCCGGCGAGCTGCGCGACCGGCGACGCGACCTGGCCGACGAGCCGATCCAAGAACTGGAGTTGTGGGACCTGGTGAGCGCGTTCGGCCGGATCATGCGCGAGTATCAGACCAGCCCGCCCTCGAACATCATCTACGACGAGACGCCGATCCACGTCTACATGGAGCGGATTCACGACCGGCTGCGGCAGGCCGGCCGCGTGGCACTGGGCGACCTGTTCGAGACCGGCATGCACAAGTCGGCGTTGATCGGCATGTTTCTGGCGGTGCTGGAACTGGTGCGGCACCATAGCGTGCGTGCCGAGCAGCAGGAGCTGCACGCCGAGATTTGGCTGCTTCCCGGCGACGAAGCCGGCGCCTCGCTCGACCCCGCCGAGATCGACAATTACGATCATGCGTCGCCTGCGACCGGTGATGGTGATGAAGAGTGA